TGTCGCTTCTTGATATGACGTTGTTAACGGCGCTGTTATTTGAGGCGAAGCTTGTATTGTATTTTCTTCATCCGCTACGTTTGATTCGCTATCGAACCCTGTTTCTGTAAATGCTTGGACAAGGTTAACGTCGGGTGTTGTGCTTGTCGCTTCTTGATATGACGTTGTTAACGGCGCTGTTATTTGAGGCGAAGCTTGTATTGTATTTTCTTCATCCGCTACGTTTGATTCGCTATCGAACCCTGTTTCTGTAAATGTTTGGACAACGTTCACGTCAGGTGTTGTTATATTTGTCGCTTCTTGATATGACGTTGTTAATGGCGCTGTTATTTGAGGCGAAGCTTGTATTGTATTTTCTTCATCCGCTACGTTTGATGCGCTATCCAATCCTGTTTCTGTGAATGCTTGGACAACGTTCACATCAGGTGTTGTGCTTGAAGTTAGTCCAGAGGTATTTGTTTGTGGCGCTGCTACCTGCTGGATTTCTCTTATTTCTTCTGCAAATGTCGTACTTTCACTTCTATTGAAGCCTGGTTCTGTAAATGCTTGAACAACGTTAACGCTTGGTGGTATTGTGCTTGTCGCTTCTTGATATGAGGTTGTTAACGGCGCTGTTATTTGAGGCGAAGCTTGTATTGTATTTTCTTCATCCGCTGCGTTTGAGACGCTATCGAATCCTGGTTCTGTAAATGCTTGGACAATGTTAACGCTAGGTGTTGTTGCGCTAGTTAATTCAAATTGGCTGGCGGAGGAGCTGGCGTCACTTGCTGCTGTTTGTGCAGGGTATTCTAAAGATTTTGCCTGAATTGTATTTGAATTATCTGGTAATTCAAATGATTGAACAACTGATGGTGTTGAATTTATCGATTTCTGCGTTAACTCCGCTTGTACATTTGGAGTATTAATAAAAGATTGCTCTATTGGTGCAGTGCTTTCCGGGAATGATTGAACAACATTAAAATCAGGCGTTGTTCGGCTTGTACTTTCTTGCAATCCGGTAAATTGAGACGTTGATACTTGCGATCGCTCGGTAAAATTACTTTCTCCGATCGCTGCGTTTTCAGTCACCTCAAAATCTGGCTCTGCAAAAGCTTGCACAACGTTAAATTCAGGTGCTGTTGTGCTTCTAGCTTCTTCAGCTTGAATAAATTCTGGCGTTGATAACTGGGGTTGCTGTGTTAAATTACTTCCTGCAAATGCGGTTCGATCGCTTACCTCAACCCTTGGCTCTGCAAATGTTTGAACTACATTTTGGCTCGATGGCGTTGATGTTGTAGGTGCGATCGCTCTTTGTATTCCTACAGTTTCACTCGGATTGTAAGCTCTCGCTTCTTCAAAAAACGGTGACTCTTTAAAAGAGTTGTCTGGTCGCTCGTACTCGGCTACTTCACGGGAAACAAAATTAGAAGTATCTAGCACCGCTATAGGAGATGCTCCTAGCGGATACAAAAATTTTGGCGATATTAATTTTTGACCCAAAGGGTTGGGTGCTAGCAAAGGATTCTTAATACCAAGCGGTTCTTCTGTTGTTTCTGTTTCCGCCATAATGCTAGTTACTGGGGTAGTATCCTGAGTTATCGCGTCCGGTGGAAAGCATTGTTGCGCCTCCACCACCTGCGTTTGCAACCTTCAAACCTTCGTAGGCAATTGTCAATTCTTCGATAGCAACTTCATTGCCATCTGCTTTTAATGCTGGCGCTTTCCAAGCCACAGGAACAGCCGCAATTAGCGTCCAACACTGCATTGTTTCTCCGGCTTGATTAAAAACTAGAATGTTGACATTGCGACGTTTTTTCTTTTTCTCCTGCAACGTATTCGATATCCAACCCCAAAATACTCGTAAATCGTCGGTCATACCGCGTTTCAGCGTAACATCGCTAAATTGTGCCTGACCCAAAATTACGCGCTGTTGATTATTGACACCGCCTTCGTTGCGTTTATCATTTTTTATAGTGAAACCCAAGCCTGAGCATTCCCTAAAAGATGCACTAAGTTGGCCTTCAATTTCTACATAAAAGCGATTAGCCGTAACGTAGTTTTGCTGGCGGTTACTCGTGCTGTTACCAGTGCCGTTTTGGGTAGCTTTGCTATTAACCATTATCACCAATACCCTCCATAGTTTCTACTGCGTTCCCGTTGATTTTGCAGGTCTTCCAGCAGCAATTGGTATACTCGCTCACTAAGTAACCGCATTAATAGGGGATCTTGCATAACTTTAGCTGCTGCTTTGGCGATCGCAGTTTGTCTCTCGTCGCCATCATTGCTCGTGCCAAAAATCCCTGCTGCGTATCCCGCTGTACTTGTAGTATCGCCACTAGGTTTAAAAAATGGCTGTACCTGTAAATCAGATAGTGCTGTAGCGGGTGCGAGGGAAGGATTAGTTGGCATATTTAAAACCCAGCCTTTTATTCCAGTTTAGCAGGCGGTTTTGCCGTTTATAGTAGTCTAAAGTATAGCTTAATTTACCCATTACTATGGTTTGGGTTGGAGCGGTACAATCCCTGTTTTACTAAGCAGGCGCTGGCTTTCCTCAGTCCTCAGAATATCAGCAAACTTGGCACCCGCTCGGCTGCGGCTATTATCTCGCGGATAAACTACAGCCATAGGATATGCCAAAGGATAAGTTCCGTTTCTAAAAACATCAATATTGGGATGATAGCTGCCTTTATCGTTACACAAATCGCTTGTTGGCTCTATTGGTTGACCGTTGCTTTGAATTAAAGCCTGTACAGGAGTTTTACCATCCTCTACTAAAGCTAGAGGATAAGCCGAGCATTGACCAAAAACTTTGCTAAACGTGCCAAAAGCGATCGCTCCAACTTGCTCTTCTTTCTCTTGCTCAAAGTCCTCTATTACATTTCTCAACGTTGTAAATGTAGGGATACGATGAATTTCGACTGGTGGGGTACTGTTGACAAAAGATGATTCATCTTTTTCCTGTTTATTTTCCTCTTTTTTTATCAACTTTCTAAAAGCTTCAATGTCCGTTTTATTCTTCAACACCCGTTGTTCAAAAATTTGCACTGCTTCAGCTTCAGGCGGCATATACAGTTTTACTGGTAAATCTGGGCCTCCTGGTATTTGGTTCCAATTAGTTATTTTCCCCGTATAAAGTTTTCGCAACTGATCTAACGTAATCTTTCCCTCCAAAAACTTAGGAAGACTCTTCTCTCGTTGTGCATAACTAAAAGCAACAAAGATGGCCAAACCGTCATAGCCAAATTTTTTATACTCCAAATCGCCGCTTAATTGATTGACTAAACTGGTTATGGCAAATTCTGCTTCACCGGATCTAACTTTAGTAATTGTTAAAGGCTCGGCTGACGAATCTAAACCATAACTTACAGGTTCATACATGAGTTCTAAATTAGGTTTGCGTCTTTGAAGTTCTTTTTCTAGACTTTGACCTTTTTCTACTAAATTTTTTTGTTGCAGCACATAACTCCACGTTCCTTTTTCTTCACCAGTGTATCTAAACTTCCCTGATGGAACGCCAGCTACATCCTTAATACAACAAATTGGAAGATCGCCATAACTAGCTTGGCTGGTTTTAGGCTTATACAGCCAAAGCCACAGCAAAGTCCCTAGCAAAGTTAACCCCAAAGCTAATAGCAAAAATAGAATTAAACGCATTCGAGGCAGATTGGATGGCTCATCTTCATCTGGCTCTAACTCAACAACTTCCGTCGCCGGAGTTGTTCTGATAACGGGTATTTTCAACAGCACGCGGCGTGCTTCTTCGACGCTTTGAAAAGGAACGCTATAGCCACAAAGCCGAAATATAAATCCCTTCAGAGCAGGATCTACAATCGGCCACTGATTATCATCTTTGGGGTCTACGGGCAACCTGGTAACAGGATCTACCACTCTACCTGCTAATAGGTAAAAAGCTACATAACCTACATCTACTAAATCTCCCGCAATTGTAGGGATATAAGGTTCGCTAGTGGGGAGATCGAATAAGCGTTCCCAAAGGGATTGGTCGCACAAATAAATAAAAAATTTCTCTTTATCTATTAGTAAGCTATCAAGAGTAATATTGCCGTGCGGTATTCCTTGTTGCACTTGACCGGATGGGAGACGAAATTTTTGTCCGTGAAGAAACTCTAGACTTTGCAGTACGAGATTGAGAAACTGGCGGACAGCGATCGCGTCCATCTGCCCGTTTTCTTTAAGGTGATGTCTTAAACTGGGGTAGATATCTAAATTACCTTTAGTAATCAGATAACATCGCTCTTCGTTTTCATCTGCGATCGCTTCCCAAGGAACGATCGCGCGAAAATCCTGCACTCTACCGTCTGCTAAACTCAATCCTGCTAATTGCGTAAAAGCTAATTTACGCTGGCGGGCTTCTTCTGTATTAAAACAACGAGTAGGAAGCAGATATTCTTTTATTACAATCGGTTGTTCGTCAGATACCTGAACGCCACGATATAAACGCCCCATCCCCCGCCGTTCTAAGAAACTTTCGACACGATATCTGCCTCGAATGCCTCTTATTTCCACTTTTTCAGGCAAGATAGCTGGAAAACCACATTGCTGACAATACTTTGCTGCTGGCTCTTGCTGAATGGTTTCTAGGGGGCGATCGCAGCCTAATGGATCGCGCTCCAGACAAGGATACTGCCTGTATACATAATCTGATACCTGATAGCTTGTTAGCGAATCATTTGTCTCAACTTCGGTAGCAACTGAGGTATCTTTATCTGCTGGAGCAATAGATTGGTCGTATGCAGCTGCCTCTTCAGGAGATATTGTAGCAACGCCAAATCTTTCGTGAAGAATAGGTACAATCCAACTAAATCTATTTAGCCACATAAAAGTAGGTGGCAACCTAAGATAGCTTCTAGCTCGAACCTCAGCTTGATATTTAGCTACACTTAAAGGATCTTCTCTTCGCCATACTTCGCTAATTAGCGACTTGCGATCTTTCTTATCTCTCTTGGTCCTAACCAAATCTTTTTTATTCTTCGCCATAACAGCAATGCTCCGGGCTACAAATGAAATAATGTTGCAGCAGCTTAACCGTTGTCCGCTGAACAATAATTAATGACTACGTTTTCTTAAAGCTAAAGCCCCTTTTTTCAAGGAAGATTTAGGAGGCTTTCCACTAGGAAACAGGAAACAGTACTAAAGACAACTTTTGAGGCAACCTCTTAAACCCATCCTTTAACTTCAGCATCAGTTAAAGTTCTTTCTAACTTGACATATTCACTTTTAGCGGCGGCTAAAATATGTTTCATGCCCACTGGTTCGTTGGCGTCTGCTGCTATAAAAGCTGAATTTAAGGCGATATTACGGATGTTACCGCCTGCCACGTTCAGACGCGCTAGTTTAGCAAAATCTAAATTGTCTGTTGGTGTTTTGCCAGGAAAGATGCGCTGCCATATTTCAGCTCTCTGGGTGGCATCGGGGAATGCAAACTTGACAACGAAGCGGATGCGGCGGAGGAAGGCAGTATCGAGGGAGTCTTTAAGATTAGTAGTAAGAATAGCTAGCCCCTGGTAGGCTTCCATGCGCTGTAGCAAGTAGCTGACCTCGATATTAGCATGGCGATCGTGGCTGTCTTTTACTTCGCTGCGTTTGCCAAACAGGGCATCAGCTTCGTCGAACAGTAAGATAGTTCCGCCAGCTTCGGCAGCATCGAATATGCGCCGCAGGTTTTTCTCTGTCTCGCCGATGTATTTGCTAACGACTGAACTCAAGTCGATGCGATAGAGATCTAGGCGCAGTTCGCCTGCAAGTACGTCGGCTGCCATAGTTTTGCCAGTGCCGCTAGATCCGGCAAAAAGAGCGCTAATGCCTAAACCGCGATCGCCTTTACCTGCAAATCCCCAGCTTTCATATACCTTGGAGCGTTGGCGGACGTGTGAGGCAATGTCTCGCAGTGTCTGGCGCTGCGTCTCTGGCAATACTAAATCATCCCACTTAGCGCCAGGGTTAAGGCGTTGGGCTAGATCTTCTAAGCGAGGACGCGCTTGAGCGCGGCAGCTATCCCACAAGGCGGTTGTGAGGGCAGAGGATTGAGCGTTAAATAAAGAAGGATTATTACTCTGAATAATTTCTTCCTCTTCAGTTGCAATTGCCCCCGATTTAACTCCTGATAAAACTTCAGCACAAACGGCATGAATTGTGGGCAGCGTGAGGTTAAAATTTGACACTAAAACTTCTACTTGTCCGTTTAAGCCCACCGCTTTTTCGCCTAAAACGGTTTGCCAAATCGCACGCTGTTCCGAAGCAGTTGGCTGACGAACATCAAAGGCGATCGCGGGACGCAGGCGCATTCTTCTCCTGTCTCTAGTCGAAACAATCAGGGGACTTACCGACCCCTCGATCAAGCGGGCGATCGCGCTTTCTTTGGCTGCATCCCCTCCCAGTTCCAGTTCGTCGCAGTCTAACAACAGAGCGGCTTGCGAGAGCGCGGCTTCCCTTTCCCACACCTGCATTAAGTCATGCAGTTCGTTATGGTTCGCTGAAATAGCTCGCGCAGACATAACGTATAGATTCAGCCCTACAAGCTGACAAGCACTAGAAGCGATCGCCCTTTTGCTAGTTACGTCTTCACCGCACAGTTGTACGATCGGCAAACCAGTGGGGCTGGACTGCGACCATGTTGCTGCCACCCGTTCTGCGAGTTCCCAATGTGATGGAACTATTACACCAGAAACCGACAACGGCTCGGCTATAGCCATGAGTCGCTCATCAAGAGCGGTAACGCCTGCGATATAGTGCAACAACCTTTCGTCAATCCGCAGCGGACTGAGGCTTAGAGCATTACCTCTACCGACTTCAATCAACCGCCAGCGGCGCAAAGGAGAACCGGGAGCGATCGCGCTCCAATGCGCTGTAGGTAAGACCGCCGTAGCGAGACTAAACGTAGCATAGGTTGCTTGTCGGTCATTATTTGCCGTAGCGCACAGCGACGCGAACCTATTGTCAAATTCTATACCAGCGCATAACAGCAGCACGTCGCGCTCAAAAGACGACAAATTAAACGTGGTGCATAAATGTTGCAATGCTGAAGGAGAAGGCAGCGCAGCGGCTGCCACTTGTAAAGCTAGGTTAGCCGCTAAAGATCCTTGAGATTGGTTGTTATCCGGCGGCGCGGCTGTAACTTCTTCGCTGTTGCCTTTTTGAGCTTCTAAATTGCGAACGTGATGCTCTAATGCCTCACGCACGACAGCCAAAGACGCCATCAAGTAGCGCTGATTAGCTTCTTGCCAGTTGTTAGTCGCTGTTGTGTTCATAAGGAGCCGGATTAGGGATTAGGCAGAGTAGGAGTGGGGAAGTGCGGGACTCCGGACTCCGGACTCCCTTAGTTGTTGCTTACAACTTTCGGCAGAGTATCCAGCGTAATTCTATTGGTGGTTGCCCATCTTCTAAAGGGAATACATTGCGGCCAGTCACCCAATTAGCAAACCAACTTACTGGAGGCCATGCTTCTGCTGGTAGGCGATCGCGCTCGTACTCATATACTGATTCATCTGATATTAGTTCTAGCGGAAGTCCATCCATTGCTGTTGATAACTCTGGCTGCGTAAAGATTGAGCAAATCATCACTTGACTCACTTCTCTGGCTACCACATCTGGCTCATATCCATCTACTGCTAAGAAAATGTTAAAGAGCAACAAACCTCCAGAGCTAACCAAATCGCATATTTTTTCAAGCAACGTTCGTAGTTGCTCAACACTACGAAGATCCGATATTACCTCGACGACGAGCGCCAGCCTGTACTTATCCTTTTGCATTGCCACTTCTGGATCGAGTACATCACCTTCGATAACTGTCACGGGCAATTTCTCTGCTTCCGCTGCTTCCCTTATTTGCGAAGCAAACACGGGAGTTACTTCTAATGCATCAACTGGATAACCCAATCTTGCTAAGGGAATTGTATTGCGACCCGTTCCAGCTCCCACATCCAAAATTGGTGACTTTTCTGGCTCATCCAAACTGGAGGCGATCGCCATTACCTTAGCGTCTGGGTTAGCGCCAAATAGGGGAGGTTCTCTGGTTTCAACCCACTTTGAGTATTCATCTGCAATTGATTTAACTCTTGTCCCAATGGTGCAAGCTACTCCAAATGTTGATTTTTCAGATGGCTCGTATCGAAACACTACCTCAGAATAACGTTCTGCTCGAAAGCCGTCTTCTAGATGTTGCGCCAGGAGCTTACTCAAGCCCTCTTGTACTTCTACAGGCATGGGTCTGCCCAGTAATAAAAACAAATTTTCTAGCCAGCGCATATAATGTTCTAGCATAGATGGTATGCAAGGCATCACCACCTCTCCCTTGGCAGCCATTCTAGAATTCACGCTATGAATTAGTGATTTATGGAGCATATCGGGGTCAGCTATTACTGACTTTTGATCGCTCTGATGTGGGCTATTTTCAGAAGTCATACTTAACTATTAATTGGTAATTGCTCGGGAGGTTTCAGTTATCACAAACTTATGACAACTAACTTGAAAATCGTGAATTACAACTAACTATTTTAATCTTTTAAATTGCAATCATAACTTTCAATTTTTCTTAATCAGTTATTGATAATTTAGGAAATTGATACCTTCGGGCCAAGATACCAATTAAAGGTACGGCTGTTGGGGTTAGTATCGACATTCAGCATACTTTCGGCACCATCAATCTGTAAGCGCACTAAATAAGAGCCTGCTTTCACGTCTTTAATAGCGATCGCGATCGCGTTACTATCACTTGTGCGCGATGGAGCTACAAAGCTATAAGCTGCGGGACTCTCGATAGACCATTCGTTCAACAACAAAATTACCCGTTGCGTCATGCCAATGGGCACATCTATAGAAATTGTCAAATCTGCCGATCTCAGTTCTTCACCGCTGCCTTCCATATTAGAAACTTCAATTTCTTTAATAGTAGGGCGCAACACGAAAGCAGCTACATTTGATTCAATCAATTGATACGTTGCAGCCATTGCATCTATGCGTCTTGCTGCTGTATTATCCACCTGATGAATTACCTGTAGGCTTTGCACGCCAGCCCGCAGGGAATCAACAGGAAGCGATGAAAGTTCCAAACGTATCTGTGTTTCCCCTACTTCCTGCGGTATTGTTTCAACCTCACCTAGCCTTACTTGAGTGACTCGACTCGACAACTGCTTGCCATAAATTAGCAAAGTGCTGTCAGCCAAAATAGGTTCCAATTTTCCAGCCTGCGAAACAATGCTTTCAATAACAGGTTGCAACGAAAAAGGTCTTGCACCGATATGGCGATCGCGTACTGGCAAAGCCCTTGGGATGATATCTTCACCCTCTATCAATACAGCTGTTGCTTGGTAGGCTATCGATAGACTGTATGCTGTCTGAAAAAATACAGACCAAATTTTAGAAAGATCTTCTAGAGAAAGGTCTAAAAGTACAACTTTAACTAATTCAACTTGCTGGGCAAGGTTAGAACCAGCTAAGAATGGGAAGGTATCATCTCCTATCGTGTCACTAATCATCTGTTGAGTCAGAATTTTTTTATCTTGGAGGGCGCTTATGACGCTACCCAAAAGACGCTGCGGTTCCAACTCTCCCTCATTACCATGAAAGCTCAATAGGTAGTACAGATCTATACCCAATCGCGGCTTCACCATTTCTCCTTTACCACGACGAACCGACATCTCCGAGGTGCTGCGCCATGCATGATTGTGCTTGATATCGTATAAATACACGTTCACGCCAGGCTCTGGCATACCGCTAGCCATCTCGCTTGGTCGATTAGTTGTTGCTCTCGCGCCATCTACATCAATTTGTATGGCAGCTTGCAAAATTCTTTGTAGAGCAGCAGTTACAGTGGCAATAGCTAAGTGATTACTCATCAGGGATTGGGGAAGAAAAACTGGTAATTGGCAACTGTGAATCCACAGCTAGGAACTAGCAATTTACTTTTTGGCAATTTTAAAATTAGCAACAACTGATAATTAAGCACAAACTAAACCAAGTTTTAAGGCTTTTACAATAGCCTGAGTACGACTGTTGACACCTAACTTTTCAAATATAGCTGTTAGATGAGCTTTGACTGTGGCTACTGTAACGTAAAGTTTTTTAGCAATTTCTTCGTTAGAAGCTCCCTGCACTAACCAGTGTAAAACTTCTTGTTCTCGACTGGTTAAATGAATTGCTTGACACGCTTGAAGTGAGTGCCCTGCATAAAAGTGAAACAATCGAAAGAAGTTGGTTGCTACTTCTGGTGATAGATATACCTGATCGTTAATTACCGTAGTTATGGCTTCGTAAAGTTGAGTCGCGATGCGGTCTTTAAAAACATAACCGCAAGCACCTGCTTGCATTGCGCGAAACACCCATTCGTCTTCGCGATGTGCAGACAAAACTAAGACTTTGCCTTTATAGGATAACTCTCCCAAGCGAAGTAGAGCATTAATTCCATCACTTTCTCCTAAACTCAAGTCCATCAGGATCAATGCTGGTTTTTGTTCCAACATTAGTTGTAAAGCTTGGTCGGCGTTAGCAGCTTCGCCTACAATATCAAATCGCAACGAGCCTTGTTGGTTGTAGAAGTTTAGCAGAGTTCGCAGTCCGCTGCGAAAACGCGGTTCATCATCTACTAGCAAAACGGAAATAAGCTGGGGAACGGTCATACTACATTGTATTTAAAATGTGTTTTCGGAAAAAACCTTGCTGGAAAATATGAATTATAAAAGCGGTTAAAGGTTGCGTGTAAGGTTAAAATCAACACTGACACCCACAATTTAACGTTTGATAGTTTACAAGTAATAATTCATATTTGATGCCGGGGTAGAGTAAAAGAAAATTGGGCACCGCCACTAGATAAATTTTGTACCCATAGAGTACCTTGATGCTCTAGGATAATTTTTTTTGCGATCGCTAGCCCTAATCCCGTACCTCCTGGACGACGAGAATAATAGGGGGTAAATGCTTGAGTGAGGTCTTCTTCAGAAAGTCCAGGACCGCGATCGCTTACTTCAACGATCAGTTCATCTTGAAATACTTGCCAGTGGCAGTTAATAAGCCCTGAGTCGGGACTAAAATGAATCGCATTGCTTAAGAGATTGTCAAACACCTGTTTCATTTGCCAAGGGTCTACAGCTGCGATCGCTGCCTGGGATGGATAGCTAATATGCAGTTGTTTTTTCTCTATCAAAGGTTGCAGCCCCTTAATAGTTTCGATCACTATTGTTCGTAGATCGTAAGGCACGAAGCGTAATTTTGATGCCAATCCGCAGTTGACGTATTGTGTCAAATTTGTACTAAGCTCATTTACAGTTTCGCGTATTATACTAGCCTGATCTTGCAAAGAACCTGCTGGCAAAGATAAACATAAATTCTCTGCGTAAAGAGCAATAAGAGCCAAGGGATTGCGTAGTTGATGTTCTGCCTTATGCATTACTTGTTCGAGTAACTTCACTTCTGCCCGCTGACGGCAACACTCCTTATATACAGTCATATAGTTACTTACAAGTTGTGTTCGTTGCTCTACACGCTCTTGCTCAAAATCAGACAGGGGTTTTTGGGTATATAACAGCAGATACTCAGGGTTAAGACCACTATGCCCTATTGGGCATATGTAGGCATAATCGCTTCCTTCTATAGGTACTTCGCTCAACTTTAAAGCTGGTAGGGAATTTACCCACCACGCCTCTGAGTGTAAGTAAGATAGAGCAGAAAGAGGAAAATAATGCTCATGGCAATACTTAGCCACTGTTTGCCTTTTTCCTCTATCGGGTTCGTAGTAAGCAATCCAGATTGCCAAAACAGGCAATTGTGCTGCTAACTGCTCTACTTGGAGCTGACATACATTTTTAATGTCCAGTACCTCAACAGTAACTGGGGAAACTGTAGTGGTGGCTAAAGGTGGATGCACCCCTAACGCTGATTCTTGCATCGCAACCTTCATAAGTTTTTTCCTGCTCTACGAGATAATTCAGCAATAGTAATTAGGTTATAAACCTATAGCCAGTCATACCTGAGAAGCATGACAAACTTCCGAGAGTACGCTCGCACTGCCTAGCTTAGTAGTGGATTCAGGCGATCGCATCAGTAATCACACAATTTTTAAAGTTTCGACCAAAGTCTAATAACCACGCGGGTTTTGTATCCCTAATCTAGACGTAGACCGTCTACCGACGCACTTTTTCTTATGATCCCTGCTGTTGCCCAGACGTTGGCAGAAATTCTGGCTGGTGGGACTGCTCTAATCAGTACAGAACAAATTGATTTCAACCACCCTGGCGTGCGGCAGGATATAAGGCCATCCCTGAACCTCTTTTGCTACAACATACAGCAAAACGAGCGGGTGCAGATGGGGCAGGGGCAAATAGAAGACCGAGACAGCCAATGCAATTTGCATCTGGCGACGGCACACCGCCCAACTGTGTGGTTTGACGTGTCATTCCTGGTAAGTGCTTGGGATCGTACAGCATTGGGAGAACAGCGTCTGCTCTCAGAGGCATTAACCCTCTTATTGAGTTACCAGATTCTGCCAGAGGAGTTGCTGGCTCCTGCGCTCAGAGGTTATGGCAATTTGTCAATAACCGTTTCGGCGTTTGGCACGATCGATGCAGCAATACTTTGGAACGCCTTGGGCGTGCCATTGCGCCCAGCTTTGTATGTGACGGTTACGATACCATTTAACACCCGCAGCGCTCCCAACACCCCATGCGATCGCATTGTGGCAAAACCAAATCAACCATCCTATGTGGGAAACAGTAGTTATACCTCTGGGGCAATCGTTGCTGGGATCGTTAAGAGTGCAGCCACAACGCAGCCCCTGGCTGCTACTGAAGTGGAAATTGTCGGAACTAAAAAAGTCACAACCAGCAATCAGGAGGGATTATTTTTTTTTTACAGCCTGCCCTTGGGCGATTACTTGCTAGAGCTACGTTGCCCTGGCTATACCTCGCAGCGGTGTAAGGTTATCGTCGCTTTGGAGAGCGAGACTTTTAGATATGCCTTCAAGGAAATTGAACTAACCCCAGAACAATTAGGGGCAATAGGTGAGCTAGCCAGCTAGCTATAGAAAAAGCTCAATACTCACAAACCAACGCGGAATGCAGGAAAGTTATTTATGGCCAGATTAGATTATTTT
This region of Microcoleus sp. FACHB-831 genomic DNA includes:
- a CDS encoding phage tail protein — its product is MVNSKATQNGTGNSTSNRQQNYVTANRFYVEIEGQLSASFRECSGLGFTIKNDKRNEGGVNNQQRVILGQAQFSDVTLKRGMTDDLRVFWGWISNTLQEKKKKRRNVNILVFNQAGETMQCWTLIAAVPVAWKAPALKADGNEVAIEELTIAYEGLKVANAGGGGATMLSTGRDNSGYYPSN
- a CDS encoding substrate-binding domain-containing protein, which gives rise to MAKNKKDLVRTKRDKKDRKSLISEVWRREDPLSVAKYQAEVRARSYLRLPPTFMWLNRFSWIVPILHERFGVATISPEEAAAYDQSIAPADKDTSVATEVETNDSLTSYQVSDYVYRQYPCLERDPLGCDRPLETIQQEPAAKYCQQCGFPAILPEKVEIRGIRGRYRVESFLERRGMGRLYRGVQVSDEQPIVIKEYLLPTRCFNTEEARQRKLAFTQLAGLSLADGRVQDFRAIVPWEAIADENEERCYLITKGNLDIYPSLRHHLKENGQMDAIAVRQFLNLVLQSLEFLHGQKFRLPSGQVQQGIPHGNITLDSLLIDKEKFFIYLCDQSLWERLFDLPTSEPYIPTIAGDLVDVGYVAFYLLAGRVVDPVTRLPVDPKDDNQWPIVDPALKGFIFRLCGYSVPFQSVEEARRVLLKIPVIRTTPATEVVELEPDEDEPSNLPRMRLILFLLLALGLTLLGTLLWLWLYKPKTSQASYGDLPICCIKDVAGVPSGKFRYTGEEKGTWSYVLQQKNLVEKGQSLEKELQRRKPNLELMYEPVSYGLDSSAEPLTITKVRSGEAEFAITSLVNQLSGDLEYKKFGYDGLAIFVAFSYAQREKSLPKFLEGKITLDQLRKLYTGKITNWNQIPGGPDLPVKLYMPPEAEAVQIFEQRVLKNKTDIEAFRKLIKKEENKQEKDESSFVNSTPPVEIHRIPTFTTLRNVIEDFEQEKEEQVGAIAFGTFSKVFGQCSAYPLALVEDGKTPVQALIQSNGQPIEPTSDLCNDKGSYHPNIDVFRNGTYPLAYPMAVVYPRDNSRSRAGAKFADILRTEESQRLLSKTGIVPLQPKP
- a CDS encoding ATP-binding protein; translation: MNTTATNNWQEANQRYLMASLAVVREALEHHVRNLEAQKGNSEEVTAAPPDNNQSQGSLAANLALQVAAAALPSPSALQHLCTTFNLSSFERDVLLLCAGIEFDNRFASLCATANNDRQATYATFSLATAVLPTAHWSAIAPGSPLRRWRLIEVGRGNALSLSPLRIDERLLHYIAGVTALDERLMAIAEPLSVSGVIVPSHWELAERVAATWSQSSPTGLPIVQLCGEDVTSKRAIASSACQLVGLNLYVMSARAISANHNELHDLMQVWEREAALSQAALLLDCDELELGGDAAKESAIARLIEGSVSPLIVSTRDRRRMRLRPAIAFDVRQPTASEQRAIWQTVLGEKAVGLNGQVEVLVSNFNLTLPTIHAVCAEVLSGVKSGAIATEEEEIIQSNNPSLFNAQSSALTTALWDSCRAQARPRLEDLAQRLNPGAKWDDLVLPETQRQTLRDIASHVRQRSKVYESWGFAGKGDRGLGISALFAGSSGTGKTMAADVLAGELRLDLYRIDLSSVVSKYIGETEKNLRRIFDAAEAGGTILLFDEADALFGKRSEVKDSHDRHANIEVSYLLQRMEAYQGLAILTTNLKDSLDTAFLRRIRFVVKFAFPDATQRAEIWQRIFPGKTPTDNLDFAKLARLNVAGGNIRNIALNSAFIAADANEPVGMKHILAAAKSEYVKLERTLTDAEVKGWV
- a CDS encoding bifunctional 2-polyprenyl-6-hydroxyphenol methylase/3-demethylubiquinol 3-O-methyltransferase UbiG; protein product: MTSENSPHQSDQKSVIADPDMLHKSLIHSVNSRMAAKGEVVMPCIPSMLEHYMRWLENLFLLLGRPMPVEVQEGLSKLLAQHLEDGFRAERYSEVVFRYEPSEKSTFGVACTIGTRVKSIADEYSKWVETREPPLFGANPDAKVMAIASSLDEPEKSPILDVGAGTGRNTIPLARLGYPVDALEVTPVFASQIREAAEAEKLPVTVIEGDVLDPEVAMQKDKYRLALVVEVISDLRSVEQLRTLLEKICDLVSSGGLLLFNIFLAVDGYEPDVVAREVSQVMICSIFTQPELSTAMDGLPLELISDESVYEYERDRLPAEAWPPVSWFANWVTGRNVFPLEDGQPPIELRWILCRKL
- a CDS encoding DUF4255 domain-containing protein; the protein is MSNHLAIATVTAALQRILQAAIQIDVDGARATTNRPSEMASGMPEPGVNVYLYDIKHNHAWRSTSEMSVRRGKGEMVKPRLGIDLYYLLSFHGNEGELEPQRLLGSVISALQDKKILTQQMISDTIGDDTFPFLAGSNLAQQVELVKVVLLDLSLEDLSKIWSVFFQTAYSLSIAYQATAVLIEGEDIIPRALPVRDRHIGARPFSLQPVIESIVSQAGKLEPILADSTLLIYGKQLSSRVTQVRLGEVETIPQEVGETQIRLELSSLPVDSLRAGVQSLQVIHQVDNTAARRIDAMAATYQLIESNVAAFVLRPTIKEIEVSNMEGSGEELRSADLTISIDVPIGMTQRVILLLNEWSIESPAAYSFVAPSRTSDSNAIAIAIKDVKAGSYLVRLQIDGAESMLNVDTNPNSRTFNWYLGPKVSIS